A genomic region of Erythrobacter sp. SCSIO 43205 contains the following coding sequences:
- a CDS encoding FAD-binding oxidoreductase, which translates to MASKPQTHSDFLVIGAGIAGLSLAARLAEHGRVIVLEAESAPGYHASGRSVAFAHFGLGEKIVRTLTAMSLAELAAPPTDDRAPYARPHPALHIARADQSEALDALKVVHESFGCDCVRLSWDEVRAIIPSLKIGPDYVHEALLDRSALKLDTDAMLQGHLRDLRANGGTLVCGARVSAISRQDDIWTVETGIGAFSAPTLINAAGAWADEVARMAGAKPVGIEPRRRTVIAFASPPNTRTADWPFVKTVGEGFYVLPEGSQQLLASPQDEGASEPCDAAPEEIDIATIAHRVEVATEITVGRIAHSWAGLRSFAPDELPVVGYAPDKPGFFWFAGQGGYGFQTSPALAQIGAALAMRGDLSPKFEESGINSALFAPDRFF; encoded by the coding sequence ATGGCCAGCAAACCACAAACGCACAGTGATTTTCTTGTGATCGGAGCAGGGATTGCCGGTCTTTCTCTGGCTGCCCGCTTGGCGGAGCATGGCCGCGTTATCGTGCTCGAAGCTGAAAGCGCGCCGGGCTACCACGCCTCGGGCCGTAGCGTCGCCTTTGCCCACTTTGGCCTTGGCGAGAAAATCGTGCGCACTCTCACGGCGATGAGCCTTGCAGAGCTCGCTGCGCCCCCAACAGACGACAGGGCGCCCTACGCGCGCCCCCACCCTGCCTTGCATATTGCGCGGGCGGACCAAAGCGAGGCTCTGGATGCGCTGAAGGTGGTTCACGAAAGCTTTGGGTGCGATTGCGTGCGCCTTAGCTGGGACGAAGTGCGGGCCATCATCCCCTCGCTAAAGATTGGACCCGATTATGTGCACGAAGCCCTGCTTGATCGCAGCGCGCTCAAACTCGACACCGATGCGATGCTCCAAGGCCACCTGCGCGATTTGCGCGCGAACGGCGGGACTTTGGTCTGCGGCGCAAGGGTAAGCGCGATAAGCCGCCAAGACGACATTTGGACAGTGGAGACGGGTATTGGCGCATTTAGTGCCCCCACCCTCATCAACGCCGCCGGAGCATGGGCTGACGAAGTGGCGCGCATGGCTGGTGCGAAACCCGTCGGTATTGAGCCACGCCGCCGCACCGTGATCGCCTTTGCCTCACCACCGAACACGCGCACAGCCGATTGGCCTTTCGTAAAAACCGTGGGCGAAGGCTTTTACGTCCTTCCTGAAGGGTCACAACAATTGCTCGCCTCACCACAGGATGAAGGCGCAAGCGAACCTTGCGATGCGGCGCCAGAAGAAATTGACATCGCGACAATCGCACACCGGGTTGAGGTAGCGACCGAGATTACAGTTGGCCGGATAGCGCACTCATGGGCTGGCCTCAGGAGTTTTGCTCCTGATGAACTGCCCGTCGTGGGATATGCTCCTGACAAGCCCGGTTTTTTCTGGTTTGCAGGACAGGGGGGATACGGTTTTCAAACCTCCCCCGCCCTTGCCCAAATCGGAGCGGCGCTGGCCATGCGCGGCGATTTATCGCCCAAGTTTGAAGAGAGCGGGATAAATTCCGCCCTCTTCGCCCCTGACCGATTTTTCTGA
- a CDS encoding acyl-CoA carboxylase subunit beta, with protein sequence MSANIAEMERKREAAKMGGGQKRIDAQHAKGKLTARERLDVLLDEGSFEEIDTYVEHDCVDFGMQDQKIPGDGVVTGSGTINGRLVYVFSQDFTVFGGSLSKRHAEKICKVMDTAMKVGAPVIGLNDSGGARIQEGVASLGGYADVFQKNILASGVIPQISLIMGPCAGGAVYSPAMTDFIFMVKDSSYMFVTGPEVVKTVTNEEVTQEELGGAITHTTKTSVADIAFENDMETLLATREFFNYLPLSNREEAPELPTNDPWDRLEHSLDTIIPDNPNHPYDMHEVIRKTLDEGEFFEIQPAHAANIICGFGRVEGRTVGVVANQPMVLAGVLDIASSKKAARFVRFCDAFDIPIVTFVDVPGFLPGTAQEMGGIIKHGAKLLFAYGEATVPKITIITRKAYGGAYDVMASKHLRGDLNYAWPTAEIAVMGAKGAVEIIFRQDRGDAEKIAEKTKEYEDRFANPFVAASRGYIDEVIHPHSTRRRVALGLRKLRTKQLENPWKKHDNIPL encoded by the coding sequence ATGTCTGCCAATATCGCTGAAATGGAACGCAAGCGCGAAGCTGCCAAGATGGGCGGCGGGCAAAAACGCATTGATGCACAGCACGCCAAGGGTAAGCTGACCGCGCGTGAACGGCTGGACGTGCTCCTTGACGAAGGGTCGTTTGAAGAGATCGACACTTACGTTGAACACGATTGCGTCGATTTCGGAATGCAGGACCAGAAGATCCCCGGCGACGGCGTGGTCACGGGTTCCGGCACGATCAATGGCCGCCTGGTATATGTCTTCTCTCAGGATTTCACCGTCTTCGGTGGTTCGCTGTCCAAACGTCATGCGGAGAAAATCTGTAAGGTGATGGACACCGCGATGAAGGTCGGTGCGCCTGTGATTGGCCTCAACGATTCTGGCGGCGCGCGTATTCAGGAAGGCGTTGCCTCGCTTGGCGGTTATGCGGACGTTTTTCAAAAGAACATCCTCGCCAGCGGTGTTATTCCTCAAATCAGCCTGATCATGGGCCCATGCGCGGGCGGCGCGGTGTACTCGCCCGCAATGACCGACTTCATCTTCATGGTGAAGGATTCGAGCTATATGTTCGTGACCGGCCCGGAGGTGGTAAAAACCGTTACCAATGAAGAAGTCACTCAGGAAGAGCTGGGCGGGGCAATCACCCACACGACCAAAACTTCTGTCGCCGACATCGCGTTCGAAAACGATATGGAGACGCTGCTCGCAACGCGTGAGTTCTTTAACTACCTACCGCTTTCCAACCGGGAAGAAGCGCCAGAGCTTCCCACCAATGACCCTTGGGACCGGCTGGAACATTCGCTCGACACCATCATCCCCGACAATCCCAATCACCCCTATGATATGCATGAGGTGATCCGTAAGACGCTGGACGAAGGCGAGTTTTTCGAAATTCAGCCTGCGCACGCAGCGAACATCATCTGCGGCTTTGGCCGGGTCGAAGGGCGCACAGTGGGCGTGGTGGCGAACCAGCCTATGGTGCTTGCCGGCGTGCTCGATATTGCTTCGTCCAAGAAAGCTGCGCGCTTTGTGCGTTTCTGCGATGCGTTTGATATTCCGATCGTGACCTTCGTCGACGTCCCCGGCTTCCTTCCCGGCACAGCGCAGGAAATGGGCGGCATTATCAAGCACGGCGCAAAGCTGCTGTTTGCCTATGGCGAGGCAACCGTGCCCAAGATCACGATTATCACCCGCAAAGCCTATGGCGGCGCCTATGATGTGATGGCCTCCAAGCACCTTCGCGGCGACCTCAACTACGCCTGGCCCACGGCAGAGATCGCGGTGATGGGCGCGAAAGGCGCGGTGGAGATCATCTTCCGCCAAGACCGAGGCGATGCCGAGAAGATCGCCGAGAAAACCAAGGAATATGAAGACCGCTTTGCGAACCCATTTGTGGCGGCATCGCGCGGCTATATCGATGAGGTGATCCACCCGCACTCAACGCGGCGCAGGGTTGCGCTGGGGCTAAGGAAGCTGCGGACGAAGCAGTTGGAGAACCCTTGGAAGAAGCATGATAATATTCCGCTTTAA
- a CDS encoding GIY-YIG nuclease family protein has protein sequence MASGTNGTLYTGVTSDLPKRIWQHREGVAEGFTKKYGCKTLVWFEGHDTMDAAIAREKQIKASNRKRKLALIEAENPTWRDLFEDIAQ, from the coding sequence ATGGCCAGTGGGACGAATGGCACACTCTACACTGGTGTAACTTCCGATCTGCCAAAGCGTATTTGGCAGCATCGCGAGGGTGTAGCTGAAGGGTTCACAAAGAAATACGGCTGCAAGACGCTCGTATGGTTTGAGGGCCACGACACGATGGATGCGGCAATCGCCCGTGAAAAGCAGATCAAAGCGAGCAATCGCAAAAGGAAACTGGCGCTGATCGAGGCCGAAAACCCGACTTGGCGTGATTTATTTGAGGACATTGCGCAATGA
- the mce gene encoding methylmalonyl-CoA epimerase — protein MKLGRLNHIGIATPSIADSIAHYRDTMGATQITEPFDLPEQGVKVCFVDTPTDSGMNGTQLELIEPFDESSPINGFLAKNPAGGQHHVCFEVPDIDEARSYFEGIGKRILGPTRIGAHGTPIFFLHPKDMQGMLTEIMETSKEAH, from the coding sequence ATGAAACTAGGCCGCCTAAACCACATCGGGATCGCAACGCCCTCTATCGCTGATTCCATCGCGCATTACCGCGATACGATGGGCGCAACGCAAATCACCGAGCCATTTGACCTGCCCGAGCAAGGCGTCAAAGTCTGCTTTGTCGATACCCCCACCGATAGTGGAATGAACGGCACGCAGCTTGAGCTGATTGAGCCTTTTGACGAGAGCTCTCCGATCAACGGCTTCCTCGCTAAAAACCCGGCGGGGGGTCAGCACCATGTCTGCTTCGAAGTGCCCGACATCGACGAAGCGCGTAGCTATTTCGAAGGCATCGGCAAACGCATCCTTGGCCCGACCCGTATTGGGGCGCATGGCACACCGATCTTCTTCCTGCACCCCAAAGATATGCAGGGAATGCTGACGGAGATCATGGAAACGTCAAAAGAGGCTCACTGA
- a CDS encoding enoyl-CoA hydratase-related protein, with amino-acid sequence MSYETIRVEREGPLLTITLNRPERLNAMPPQMADEIGQAFYDLGDARAVLITGEGKGFCSGADLAARGEGSALGGKGGSHEALQKHYNPAISQIVRAEVPVICAVNGPAAGVGCSLALAADFTLVAKSAYFLQAFVNIGLVPDGGSTWLLTRAIGRARATRMMMLGEKIGGEQAEEWGLAYKCVEDADLMSEARALAEKLANGPTVAIKTMKRNIALAADGTLEQVLLAEAEGQRTAGASQDAMEGGMAFLQKRKAEFKGQ; translated from the coding sequence TTGTCTTACGAAACTATCCGAGTGGAGCGCGAAGGACCGCTGCTCACCATTACCCTCAACCGGCCTGAACGCCTTAACGCCATGCCGCCGCAAATGGCGGATGAGATCGGGCAGGCGTTCTACGACCTTGGCGATGCTCGCGCAGTTCTGATCACGGGTGAGGGCAAGGGCTTTTGCTCCGGCGCGGACCTTGCTGCACGTGGTGAAGGCAGTGCATTGGGCGGCAAGGGCGGTAGTCACGAGGCGCTGCAAAAGCACTATAACCCCGCGATCAGTCAAATCGTGCGGGCCGAAGTTCCCGTAATCTGCGCGGTCAATGGCCCTGCGGCGGGCGTGGGCTGCTCGCTCGCGCTTGCGGCGGATTTCACGCTTGTCGCGAAAAGCGCTTATTTCCTTCAGGCTTTCGTCAACATCGGCCTTGTGCCCGATGGCGGTTCCACCTGGCTGCTGACCCGCGCGATTGGCCGCGCACGTGCCACGCGCATGATGATGCTGGGTGAGAAAATTGGCGGCGAACAAGCCGAAGAGTGGGGCCTTGCTTACAAATGCGTCGAGGACGCCGATTTGATGAGCGAAGCGCGCGCGCTCGCGGAAAAGCTCGCCAATGGCCCAACGGTTGCGATCAAAACCATGAAGCGCAACATTGCTCTCGCCGCAGATGGAACGCTTGAGCAAGTGCTCCTCGCCGAAGCCGAGGGTCAACGCACTGCTGGCGCAAGCCAGGATGCGATGGAAGGCGGCATGGCCTTCCTGCAAAAGCGCAAAGCTGAGTTCAAAGGGCAATAA
- the scpA gene encoding methylmalonyl-CoA mutase produces MTDTNDSRPTPADWKALAEKEVKGRDLTWETPEGFEIKPLYTAEDHEGWDPGLPGFAPFTRGVKASMYAGRPWTIRQYAGFSTAEESNAFYRRNLAAGQKGLSVAFDLATHRGYDSDHPRVVGDVGKAGVAIDTVADMEILFDQIPLDTMSVSMTMNGAVIPVLAFYIVAAERQGVSQDKLSGTIQNDILKEFMVRNTYIYPPEPSMRIISDIIGYTSANMPKFNSISISGYHMHEAGATAVQELAFTIADGKEYATRAMATGLDIDAFAGRLSFFFGIGMNFFMEIAKLRAARTLWYEVMDGLGAKSERSKMLRTHCQTSGVSLQEQDPYNNVMRTTIEAMAATLGGTQSLHTNALDEAIALPTDFSARIARNTQLVLQEETGITNVVDPLGGSHYIEALTSKLVEDARALMAEVDEAGGMTAYVDTGAPKAAIERAAAEKQTMVDQGKTVIVGVNKYRKDKEDPIETLDIDNAAVRKGQIKRLADVRSKRDEAACQAALKALTEGCKAHPREGGDPEAPGLPPSRESGNVLALAVEAARHDATLGEISAAMEEVFGRHDATPKPVSGVYKTAYEFDQRWAQVTDGVEAVSRRLGRKPRMMVAKMGQDGHDRGANVIASAFADMGFEIVSGPLFQTPEEACEMALENDVDVVGCSSLAAGHKTLIPELIRLLREAGRPDIKVTAGGVIPASDYDFLREAGVQGIYGPGSNVVECAADILTMLGHNMPPLDSLDEAAE; encoded by the coding sequence ATGACTGACACCAACGACTCCCGACCAACACCCGCCGATTGGAAAGCCCTCGCTGAAAAGGAAGTGAAGGGACGCGACCTTACTTGGGAAACGCCTGAGGGGTTTGAGATCAAGCCGCTTTACACTGCGGAGGACCACGAGGGATGGGATCCCGGGCTTCCCGGTTTTGCGCCTTTCACGCGCGGGGTGAAGGCGTCGATGTACGCCGGGCGTCCTTGGACGATCCGGCAATATGCGGGCTTCTCTACGGCTGAGGAATCAAACGCTTTCTATCGCCGAAACCTCGCCGCCGGGCAAAAAGGTCTGTCAGTGGCCTTCGACCTTGCGACCCACCGCGGATATGACAGCGATCACCCGCGCGTGGTTGGTGATGTGGGCAAAGCGGGCGTTGCGATTGATACGGTCGCCGACATGGAAATCCTGTTCGACCAGATCCCGCTTGATACCATGAGCGTTTCCATGACGATGAACGGCGCGGTGATCCCGGTTCTGGCGTTTTATATCGTCGCAGCAGAGCGGCAGGGGGTGTCGCAGGACAAGCTTTCTGGCACGATCCAGAACGATATTCTCAAAGAGTTCATGGTCCGCAATACCTATATCTATCCGCCCGAACCTTCGATGCGGATTATTTCAGACATCATCGGATATACCTCGGCTAATATGCCGAAATTCAACAGCATTTCGATCAGCGGCTATCATATGCACGAAGCCGGTGCGACGGCGGTGCAGGAGCTTGCCTTCACAATTGCCGACGGCAAGGAATATGCGACCCGCGCGATGGCGACGGGGCTCGACATCGATGCCTTCGCAGGCCGTTTGTCCTTCTTCTTTGGCATCGGCATGAACTTTTTCATGGAGATCGCGAAGCTCCGCGCGGCGCGTACACTTTGGTATGAGGTCATGGATGGGCTGGGCGCGAAATCCGAACGTTCCAAAATGTTGCGCACCCACTGCCAAACCTCTGGCGTGAGCTTGCAGGAGCAGGACCCTTACAACAACGTCATGCGCACCACGATTGAGGCAATGGCGGCGACCCTTGGCGGCACTCAGTCGCTCCACACCAATGCGCTCGACGAAGCCATCGCGCTTCCCACCGACTTCTCCGCTCGCATTGCGCGCAATACGCAGTTGGTGCTGCAAGAAGAAACCGGCATCACCAATGTCGTCGATCCGCTTGGCGGCTCGCACTATATCGAGGCGCTGACTTCGAAACTGGTTGAGGATGCACGGGCGCTGATGGCCGAGGTCGATGAGGCAGGCGGGATGACCGCATATGTTGACACCGGCGCGCCAAAGGCTGCGATTGAGAGGGCTGCGGCCGAAAAACAAACCATGGTCGATCAGGGCAAAACCGTGATCGTCGGGGTGAACAAATACCGCAAGGATAAAGAGGACCCGATCGAAACGCTCGACATCGACAATGCAGCGGTGCGCAAGGGCCAGATCAAGCGGCTTGCTGATGTTCGATCCAAGCGTGATGAAGCTGCGTGTCAGGCGGCGTTGAAGGCGCTTACCGAGGGCTGCAAAGCGCATCCCCGCGAAGGCGGGGACCCAGAGGCTCCTGGGCTCCCGCCTTCGCGGGAGAGCGGAAACGTGTTGGCTCTGGCTGTTGAAGCCGCTCGCCACGATGCGACCTTGGGCGAAATTTCCGCTGCGATGGAAGAAGTTTTTGGCCGCCACGACGCAACGCCCAAACCCGTTTCGGGCGTTTACAAGACCGCTTACGAATTCGACCAGCGCTGGGCGCAGGTGACTGATGGGGTAGAAGCCGTCAGCCGCCGTCTGGGGCGCAAGCCACGCATGATGGTCGCCAAGATGGGGCAAGACGGCCACGACCGCGGCGCGAATGTGATCGCCAGCGCTTTTGCAGATATGGGTTTCGAGATTGTCTCTGGCCCATTGTTCCAGACGCCTGAAGAAGCCTGCGAAATGGCGCTTGAGAACGACGTTGATGTGGTGGGCTGTTCATCGCTGGCCGCTGGCCACAAGACGCTGATTCCCGAACTCATCCGCCTGCTTCGCGAAGCCGGTCGCCCTGACATCAAAGTCACTGCGGGCGGCGTGATTCCGGCAAGCGATTATGACTTCCTGCGAGAAGCTGGCGTGCAGGGCATTTATGGCCCCGGCTCCAACGTGGTTGAGTGTGCAGCGGACATCCTCACCATGCTCGGTCACAATATGCCACCGCTTGATAGCCTCGACGAGGCGGCGGAGTAG
- the bioB gene encoding biotin synthase BioB, which translates to MTTIRNDWTREEIAELFDLPFTELLFRAASVHRENHPPEQIQLCTLLSIKTGGCPEDCGYCSQSVKADSGVEATKLMDVQAVLQRAAQAKDQGSQRFCMGAAWRNPKDRDMPAIVEIVKGVRDMGLETCMTLGMLEPHQAEQLAEAGLDYYNHNIDSSPEYYERVISTRDFQCRLDTLDHVRKAGINVCSGGIVGMGETREDRVGFVHTLATLEEHPESVPVNALVPVKGTVLGDMLADTPMAKIDDIEFVRTVAVARITMPMSMVRLSAGRESMSDATQALCFLAGANSIFTGDKLLTAPNAGDDSDGALFAKLGLTALQSEEPKRACKQAEPAE; encoded by the coding sequence GTGACCACCATCCGCAACGACTGGACCCGCGAGGAAATCGCGGAACTCTTCGACCTGCCGTTCACCGAATTGCTGTTCCGGGCAGCCAGCGTTCACCGCGAGAACCATCCGCCTGAGCAAATCCAGCTGTGCACTCTGCTCAGCATCAAGACAGGCGGGTGCCCCGAAGACTGCGGCTATTGCTCGCAATCGGTGAAGGCGGATAGCGGTGTCGAAGCAACTAAGCTCATGGACGTGCAGGCTGTTCTTCAACGCGCGGCTCAAGCCAAGGATCAGGGCTCGCAGCGGTTCTGTATGGGCGCTGCATGGCGCAATCCCAAGGACCGCGATATGCCTGCGATTGTCGAAATCGTGAAAGGCGTGCGCGACATGGGGCTGGAGACCTGCATGACGCTTGGGATGCTTGAACCGCATCAGGCAGAACAGCTGGCTGAGGCGGGCCTTGATTATTACAATCACAATATCGACAGCAGCCCTGAGTATTACGAACGGGTGATCTCGACCCGCGATTTTCAATGCCGTCTCGATACGCTCGACCACGTGCGCAAGGCGGGCATCAACGTGTGTTCTGGCGGGATTGTCGGCATGGGCGAGACGCGAGAAGATCGGGTTGGCTTTGTCCACACGCTTGCGACGCTTGAAGAACACCCCGAAAGCGTTCCGGTGAATGCGCTGGTGCCAGTAAAAGGCACGGTTTTGGGCGATATGCTTGCTGACACGCCGATGGCCAAGATCGACGACATTGAATTTGTGCGCACGGTTGCGGTCGCGCGGATCACCATGCCGATGAGCATGGTGCGCCTGTCCGCTGGCCGCGAAAGCATGAGCGATGCGACACAAGCCTTGTGTTTCCTTGCTGGCGCGAACTCAATCTTCACCGGCGATAAACTGCTGACCGCGCCAAATGCGGGCGATGACAGTGACGGGGCTTTGTTCGCGAAGCTCGGCCTTACAGCTTTGCAAAGCGAAGAGCCTAAGCGTGCCTGTAAACAGGCGGAGCCAGCGGAGTGA
- a CDS encoding alpha/beta hydrolase, giving the protein MIAEIAALFLAAQSAPDFAPLVVGESAIVSVLDEEREINVVLPAGYADEPERQWPVVIMLDGGGQQDLMLGVGIHNWNRLWGRSKEAIWVGIETKDRQRELLPPTRDAAEQERYPTAGESAVFRDWLIDTILPLIAARYRGNGEVFLVGESAAGHFAVETWASGTDAFSGYAAISPSFQWDEQSLSHAISGQPANRAPLYVSLADEGGATEEGILRLVAALPDDQSWCFSDRREDLVHANSLHGLLPEALQFLMPTPADWLEEYGFVLRCEKRGLAAE; this is encoded by the coding sequence GTGATCGCTGAGATCGCGGCCCTTTTTCTAGCCGCGCAATCAGCACCAGACTTTGCGCCGCTCGTCGTGGGTGAAAGCGCGATCGTCAGCGTTCTTGATGAAGAGCGTGAAATCAATGTCGTGCTCCCCGCGGGTTATGCAGACGAACCAGAGCGCCAATGGCCTGTTGTCATAATGTTGGACGGTGGTGGTCAGCAGGATTTAATGCTGGGTGTCGGCATCCACAATTGGAACCGTCTGTGGGGCCGCAGCAAAGAGGCCATTTGGGTCGGTATTGAAACGAAAGACAGGCAACGCGAATTGCTGCCGCCGACACGCGATGCAGCGGAGCAAGAGCGCTATCCCACTGCGGGTGAAAGCGCAGTTTTCCGCGACTGGCTGATCGATACGATCCTGCCTCTTATTGCTGCACGGTATCGCGGCAATGGTGAGGTATTCCTTGTCGGTGAAAGCGCAGCGGGGCACTTCGCAGTTGAAACCTGGGCTTCGGGTACTGACGCATTTTCCGGCTATGCAGCGATTTCGCCTAGCTTTCAGTGGGATGAGCAATCGCTTTCTCACGCGATCAGCGGGCAACCAGCCAATCGCGCCCCTCTTTATGTTTCGCTCGCTGATGAGGGCGGAGCAACTGAGGAAGGTATCTTGCGTTTGGTCGCCGCTTTGCCAGATGATCAGTCGTGGTGCTTCTCGGATCGCCGGGAGGATCTTGTCCATGCAAATAGCTTGCACGGCCTTTTGCCCGAAGCGCTCCAGTTCTTGATGCCGACGCCTGCTGATTGGCTCGAAGAATACGGGTTCGTGCTTCGGTGCGAGAAGCGGGGGCTGGCCGCTGAATAG
- a CDS encoding DUF3445 domain-containing protein: MGLTRLSEADWLQPDPDLDARTMGFDEWPDGLQLTRESEDPGRELAQMLAIDGGLREAALAHHEDMCLLTKAAGDDQYRLVGAAVAWPSDWHPKDKIGLPLRALHAPIAGYEEQLATGVDRFMETLKPGAIFGRCNWFIAGTGERRWLVTGDPHAQFAHVTNENAGETLFVRSERQTLRRLPETGAILFTIGIYVEALADVSDKNLALLSGAVQNLISGEGDRRGAPAYASALIDYCSQRKS; this comes from the coding sequence ATGGGGCTCACCCGGCTGAGCGAGGCGGATTGGCTTCAACCAGATCCCGATCTCGATGCCAGGACGATGGGTTTTGATGAGTGGCCAGACGGACTTCAACTCACCCGCGAAAGCGAAGATCCGGGCCGCGAATTGGCGCAAATGCTCGCGATTGACGGCGGTCTTCGCGAGGCAGCTTTAGCGCACCATGAGGATATGTGCCTTCTCACCAAAGCCGCTGGAGATGATCAGTATCGCCTTGTGGGGGCGGCAGTGGCATGGCCCTCTGACTGGCATCCAAAGGACAAGATCGGCCTGCCCCTGCGCGCTCTCCATGCGCCGATTGCGGGTTATGAGGAACAGCTCGCCACGGGCGTTGATCGGTTTATGGAAACGCTCAAACCGGGGGCGATTTTCGGGCGTTGCAACTGGTTTATCGCTGGCACGGGTGAGCGGCGATGGCTTGTCACTGGCGATCCGCACGCGCAATTTGCTCATGTCACGAACGAAAATGCGGGCGAGACACTGTTCGTACGCTCTGAACGGCAGACGTTGCGGCGATTGCCCGAAACTGGCGCAATTCTGTTCACCATTGGCATTTACGTCGAAGCTCTAGCGGATGTGAGCGACAAAAATCTCGCATTGCTAAGCGGCGCTGTCCAAAACCTGATTTCTGGAGAGGGTGACCGGCGCGGTGCACCAGCCTATGCTTCTGCCTTGATCGACTATTGTTCTCAAAGGAAATCGTAA
- a CDS encoding lysozyme inhibitor LprI family protein, whose protein sequence is MISLLLMLVQASDLPPCDQEKADQGIQQEMNICAHREYLIADENLNAQWKLTRAEMKRRDSEADLPEWDERPGYFDTLLEAQRAWLTYRDAHCRSDGYFARGGSLEPLLVSTCKTALTIERTAQLRELARTY, encoded by the coding sequence ATGATCTCATTGCTTTTGATGCTGGTTCAGGCGTCCGATTTACCGCCATGCGATCAGGAAAAGGCGGATCAGGGTATCCAGCAAGAGATGAACATTTGCGCTCACCGCGAATATCTGATCGCCGATGAAAATCTCAACGCGCAATGGAAATTGACCCGCGCTGAGATGAAGCGCCGGGATAGTGAGGCAGACTTGCCAGAATGGGATGAGCGGCCCGGTTATTTTGACACTCTTTTGGAAGCCCAGCGTGCATGGCTTACTTACCGCGATGCCCATTGCAGAAGCGATGGTTATTTTGCGCGCGGAGGCAGCCTTGAACCATTGCTAGTATCGACCTGCAAAACGGCTTTAACCATAGAGCGTACCGCCCAATTGCGAGAGCTGGCGCGCACTTATTGA